From the genome of Leptospira licerasiae serovar Varillal str. VAR 010, one region includes:
- a CDS encoding dienelactone hydrolase family protein: MNTETVTIKTAHGKMQTFVAYPDSSPSPCILVLQEAFGVNDHIKDVAVRFSKQGYLAVAPELYYRTAPPGFAGSYEDFMALKPHFSQLTPENLHSDLNAVLDWIKTNPKSIPDRIASIGYCLGGWVSFLANSIFTFKAAVSYYGSRIVQTSEEYSPKQNAPLLLVWAGKDRSVKQTHIAAISGLLKSSGKDFVELFFSEAEHGFFCDARAAYHKTSAAQAWAITLAFLKEHV, encoded by the coding sequence ATGAATACGGAAACCGTTACTATCAAAACCGCTCATGGAAAAATGCAAACATTCGTAGCCTATCCGGATTCTTCTCCTTCTCCTTGCATCTTAGTATTACAAGAGGCGTTCGGAGTAAACGATCATATTAAAGATGTAGCGGTCCGATTTTCTAAGCAAGGTTATCTCGCGGTCGCTCCGGAACTTTATTATAGGACCGCTCCTCCCGGATTTGCAGGAAGTTACGAAGACTTCATGGCATTAAAGCCTCATTTCAGCCAACTAACTCCTGAAAATTTGCATTCGGATCTGAATGCGGTTTTGGACTGGATCAAAACAAATCCTAAAAGTATACCGGATCGGATTGCAAGTATCGGTTATTGTTTAGGAGGATGGGTTTCCTTTTTAGCAAATTCAATTTTCACTTTCAAAGCAGCAGTTTCGTATTACGGATCTAGGATTGTCCAAACCTCGGAAGAATATTCTCCAAAACAAAACGCGCCCTTACTTTTGGTTTGGGCAGGCAAGGACAGAAGCGTAAAACAAACGCATATAGCCGCAATCTCCGGATTGCTAAAAAGTTCGGGAAAAGATTTCGTGGAATTATTTTTTTCAGAAGCCGAACATGGATTCTTCTGCGATGCAAGAGCGGCGTATCATAAAACTTCCGCTGCTCAAGCTTGGGCAATCACATTAGCTTTTTTGAAAGAACATGTGTAG
- a CDS encoding glutathione peroxidase, translated as MTFKSVLIFLSLLIVSSSLFAAPKAVYDFTVKDIKGKDVNLSKYKGKTLLIVNVASKCGYTYQYENLEKVYRKYKEKGFEIVGFPANNFLSQEPGSDAEIEQFCRVKKGATFDMMSKISVKGEDQHPLYTYLTSSAPDPGDVKWNFEKFLISPSGKIVARFRSGTEPDSKEVTDEIEKNLK; from the coding sequence ATGACTTTCAAATCCGTTTTGATCTTTCTTTCCTTATTGATTGTTTCCTCATCTTTATTTGCGGCTCCTAAGGCTGTGTATGATTTTACTGTGAAGGACATTAAAGGAAAGGATGTGAATCTTTCCAAATACAAAGGTAAGACCTTACTTATCGTAAACGTAGCTTCTAAATGTGGGTATACCTACCAATATGAGAACTTGGAAAAAGTATATCGCAAATATAAGGAGAAGGGTTTTGAGATAGTCGGCTTTCCTGCTAATAATTTTCTCTCCCAAGAACCTGGTAGTGATGCGGAGATAGAACAATTCTGTAGAGTGAAAAAAGGCGCCACCTTCGATATGATGTCCAAAATTTCCGTGAAGGGAGAAGACCAACATCCTTTGTATACCTATCTTACTTCTAGTGCTCCGGATCCGGGCGACGTTAAATGGAATTTTGAGAAGTTCCTGATCTCTCCTTCAGGTAAGATCGTGGCAAGATTTCGCTCCGGAACAGAACCGGACAGTAAAGAAGTCACGGATGAAATTGAAAAAAATCTTAAATAG
- a CDS encoding neutral/alkaline non-lysosomal ceramidase N-terminal domain-containing protein — translation MKNIHSKFFTLALALILTLTGCDQKSDDDKLLELAVSSNGVKASSSNTILNSLALPTSTPADVFLVGAAKADITGPFVQSSTGYNSPGDEMSGLAMRLYARAFVVERPGGGRVAIVTNDMIHMYQSVKMGVVKKLQSDGYGSAFNNDNILLFATHTHSAPSNISWYTLFNLFNGVVGFDKVHYNIVVNGIADSIKAAYNNRREARIKFIAGNLSNFANNRSSAAYAWNLDKANYSSNINETMSLLRFEGTDGSPIGLLNWFAVHGTSLGITNRRAHGDNKGYASYLVENAIGGNFVAAFPQGPMGDVSPNTPDPSDITKPFLRPNDIDPSLDALENPIVHGTKQGSKALELYNAASITLTGNIGYRHSHVVWNNKVAVDPSYIGTFSMPWDTNSGNTTCVATIGGGFLAGDEEGAPVDFAKEGEIRNDFVFENGAWVKKNYSLTNLSGAAQILGYLWPLAQLALGSTKYEACDKEKFTLLPVGEVDTFWFPNPQVPFVPVVLPLQLITIGNTAIVASPFEVTTNAGRRLKAKLTTTLAAAGISNVVVGAMANAYAQYLTTREEYSAQNFEGGFTAYGPWANAALIQEFDRIAKDIVANRSTIAGPNPPDLSNQQFIQTWLSQNGIVNDGGDFGKVLTDANSSYNRTKDTVTVKFQGSHPRVVQDKKLDGSLSSFYDPNTYTYLEIQKKNGNSWTTLANDNNPYTAYDWARTGGDLSATSEVTITWLIRNQQAGTYRVVYNGLAKQFWGIFWTYKKFTGTSREFVLQ, via the coding sequence ATGAAAAACATACATTCGAAATTTTTTACCTTGGCATTGGCTCTGATCCTCACTCTAACTGGTTGTGATCAGAAATCAGACGACGATAAATTATTGGAACTGGCCGTTTCTTCTAATGGAGTAAAGGCATCCAGCTCTAATACAATTCTTAACAGTCTTGCTTTACCTACATCTACACCGGCGGATGTGTTTTTAGTAGGCGCTGCAAAGGCTGACATTACGGGGCCTTTTGTGCAATCAAGCACAGGATATAATAGTCCAGGTGACGAGATGTCCGGTCTGGCTATGAGGCTTTATGCAAGGGCATTCGTGGTCGAACGTCCTGGCGGTGGGCGAGTGGCGATTGTTACCAACGACATGATCCATATGTACCAGAGCGTAAAGATGGGTGTCGTTAAAAAATTACAGTCAGACGGTTATGGATCTGCATTTAATAACGACAATATTCTTTTATTCGCTACCCATACACATTCCGCTCCTTCTAATATTTCTTGGTACACATTATTCAATCTATTCAACGGAGTGGTCGGTTTTGATAAGGTCCATTATAATATAGTAGTGAATGGTATCGCGGATTCTATAAAGGCAGCTTATAATAACAGAAGAGAAGCAAGGATCAAATTTATAGCAGGAAACCTTTCTAATTTTGCAAATAACAGATCTTCCGCCGCTTATGCTTGGAACTTAGATAAGGCAAACTATTCTTCAAATATAAACGAGACTATGAGCCTACTTCGTTTCGAAGGTACGGACGGTTCTCCGATCGGATTACTGAACTGGTTTGCAGTTCACGGAACTTCTCTCGGAATTACGAATCGTAGGGCGCACGGAGATAATAAAGGATACGCTTCTTACCTGGTGGAAAACGCAATTGGCGGTAACTTTGTGGCCGCATTTCCTCAGGGACCTATGGGAGATGTAAGTCCGAATACTCCCGATCCGAGCGATATTACGAAACCGTTCCTAAGACCGAACGATATAGATCCAAGCCTAGACGCGCTGGAAAACCCTATCGTTCACGGGACCAAACAAGGAAGTAAAGCATTAGAATTGTATAATGCGGCTTCGATAACGCTTACCGGAAATATCGGTTACAGACATTCTCACGTAGTTTGGAATAATAAAGTTGCTGTAGATCCTTCCTATATCGGGACCTTCTCTATGCCTTGGGATACGAATTCCGGGAATACTACCTGTGTCGCAACGATTGGCGGCGGATTTTTGGCTGGAGATGAAGAAGGCGCTCCGGTTGATTTTGCAAAAGAAGGCGAAATTCGTAACGACTTCGTATTCGAGAATGGCGCCTGGGTTAAAAAAAATTATTCTTTAACCAACTTAAGCGGAGCCGCTCAGATCCTGGGATATCTTTGGCCTCTTGCTCAATTGGCATTGGGTTCAACGAAGTATGAAGCTTGTGATAAAGAAAAATTCACTCTTCTTCCGGTTGGAGAAGTGGATACTTTCTGGTTTCCGAATCCTCAGGTGCCTTTTGTTCCGGTAGTTCTTCCATTACAATTGATCACGATAGGCAATACTGCGATTGTAGCTTCTCCTTTTGAGGTAACGACTAACGCGGGAAGAAGATTGAAAGCAAAGTTGACTACTACTCTTGCTGCGGCGGGTATCTCCAATGTAGTGGTAGGGGCTATGGCGAACGCTTACGCTCAGTATTTAACTACTCGAGAAGAATATTCCGCACAGAACTTCGAAGGTGGGTTTACCGCTTACGGGCCTTGGGCAAATGCAGCATTGATCCAGGAATTCGATCGGATCGCTAAAGATATAGTAGCGAATCGTTCTACGATCGCAGGACCGAATCCTCCAGATCTCTCTAACCAACAGTTTATACAAACTTGGTTATCTCAAAACGGTATAGTGAATGACGGGGGAGATTTCGGAAAAGTTCTAACCGATGCAAATTCTTCCTATAACAGGACTAAAGATACTGTGACAGTAAAATTCCAGGGTTCACATCCAAGAGTGGTTCAGGACAAAAAATTGGACGGATCTCTTTCTTCTTTCTACGATCCGAATACTTATACATATTTGGAAATCCAGAAGAAGAACGGAAATTCTTGGACGACTCTTGCAAACGATAATAATCCGTACACGGCTTATGATTGGGCAAGGACTGGTGGAGATCTTTCCGCTACATCGGAAGTAACTATCACTTGGTTGATCCGAAATCAACAGGCAGGCACATACAGAGTTGTTTATAACGGTTTGGCCAAACAGTTTTGGGGAATTTTTTGGACTTACAAAAAATTTACCGGAACTTCCAGGGAGTTCGTTTTGCAATAA